One Arthrobacter sp. StoSoilB20 DNA segment encodes these proteins:
- a CDS encoding lipoate--protein ligase family protein: MTPSPDQHPAINDADTRLHGEYKVPGGKLVVVDLDVSEGKFTNVSLSGDFFLEPDEALEDINTALTGLPDSSTAADIAAAVTAGLPGDAVLFGFSAEAVAITVRRALSKATSWGDHQWEVIPPSVLPTQVNVALDEVLTEEVGAGLRNPTLRFWDWEEPSVVIGSFQSVRNEVDPEGVSRYGINVVRRISGGGAMFMEAGNCITYSLYLPQTLVDGISFADSYAFLDAWVMAALEKLGIAAFYVPLNDIATDQGKIGGAAQKRLANGGMLHHVTMSYDIDADKMVEVLRIGKEKLSDKGTRSAKKRVDPLRRQTGLARAAILEAMQEVFMERYGALESRLTEAELGEAKNRVEAKFGTEEWLNRVP; this comes from the coding sequence ATGACTCCCAGCCCTGATCAGCACCCAGCCATCAACGACGCCGACACCCGCCTTCACGGCGAATACAAGGTTCCCGGGGGCAAACTGGTGGTGGTTGACCTGGACGTGAGCGAAGGGAAATTCACCAACGTCTCCCTCAGCGGCGACTTCTTCCTGGAACCGGACGAGGCATTGGAGGACATCAACACGGCACTGACCGGTCTTCCGGACAGCTCGACGGCCGCAGACATTGCCGCAGCGGTCACCGCGGGGCTGCCCGGGGACGCAGTACTGTTCGGCTTTTCTGCAGAAGCCGTGGCTATCACCGTCCGGCGGGCACTGTCCAAAGCCACCAGCTGGGGAGACCACCAATGGGAAGTCATCCCGCCCTCCGTGCTGCCCACCCAGGTAAACGTCGCACTGGATGAGGTCCTCACCGAGGAAGTGGGTGCGGGGCTGCGCAATCCCACGCTGCGCTTCTGGGATTGGGAAGAGCCGTCGGTGGTCATTGGCAGCTTCCAGTCAGTGCGTAATGAGGTGGACCCTGAAGGGGTTTCCCGGTACGGCATCAACGTGGTCCGGCGCATCAGCGGCGGCGGCGCCATGTTCATGGAAGCCGGCAACTGCATCACCTACTCGCTCTACCTGCCACAGACACTGGTGGACGGCATCAGTTTTGCCGATTCCTACGCTTTCCTGGACGCTTGGGTGATGGCGGCCCTGGAGAAATTGGGGATCGCCGCTTTCTACGTTCCCCTCAATGACATCGCCACCGATCAAGGAAAGATCGGGGGCGCTGCACAAAAGCGCCTCGCGAACGGGGGCATGTTGCATCACGTCACCATGAGCTACGACATCGATGCAGACAAGATGGTGGAAGTCCTGCGTATCGGCAAGGAAAAACTCTCCGACAAGGGCACGCGCAGCGCCAAGAAGCGCGTTGATCCGTTACGACGCCAAACGGGGCTTGCCCGGGCAGCCATCCTTGAAGCCATGCAGGAGGTATTCATGGAACGGTATGGCGCCCTCGAGTCCCGCCTCACCGAGGCTGAGCTCGGTGAGGCGAAGAACCGCGTGGAGGCGAAGTTCGGAACCGAAGAGTGGTTGAACCGGGTTCCGTAG
- the pepN gene encoding aminopeptidase N, giving the protein MSNHNLSRDEAATRSALITTHSYDVTLDVRDAEDPAVPGYPSTSTITFSAMPGSATFLDFIHGGVQSVILNGQPLDVGSVVDRHRIVLEGLAAENTVTVTGTALYSRSGEGMHRFVDPADGQCYLYTQYEPADSRRVFANFEQPDLKAEFTFHVIAPAGWEVASNGVEESRTPEGGDARAARWDFATTKRMSTYITTVLAGPYFKATDHWGATLDDGTRLEVPLALFCRASLAESFDADELFRLTKSGLAFFNDLFDYPYPWGKYDQAFVPEYNLGAMENPGLVTFTEKYVYASRATDAQYQARANTLMHEMAHMWFGDLVTMNWWDDLWLKESFADYMGTLGVDRATDWDTAWVNFANKRKAWAYVQDQLPTTHPIVADIPDLEAAKQNFDGITYAKGASVLKQLVAYVGFDAFIAGSRQYFRDHEFGNTSLQDLLLALSAASGRDLGQWAGQWLQTSGISTISAEIVDDNGVLGAVTLRQDAIDPITGHQVLRPHRLRLGLYDADASGLLVRSESLEVDVTGPSTLVPQLNGKRRPALLLVNDDDLSYAKVRLDPGSEHTVRASLGKISDPMARALCWTALWDSARDGVTPAVRYVAAVEQFASDETGIGVLLNVLGNASAAIERYVPAAGREGVRKDFLSVAADRMKAADPGSDHQLAWARTLAEVSRHGDSELPLLRGILDGSVVIEGLAVDAELRWSFWQALSAHGQASRAELDRELQADKTASGREGHALAAASIPDASTKAAAWDSTVNSTGLSNEILSATIGGFMTGPASLLEPYVEPYFECLERVWAERSIEIAGRIVRGLFPGAQDLAESMQPSEHPVLVRTDTWLTDHSDAPRALRRIVIEQRSHLARALTAQAAPA; this is encoded by the coding sequence GTGTCGAATCACAATCTATCGCGCGATGAAGCCGCCACCCGTTCAGCCCTGATCACCACCCACAGCTACGACGTCACCCTCGATGTCCGCGACGCGGAAGATCCCGCCGTCCCCGGGTACCCGAGTACCAGCACCATCACCTTTTCAGCGATGCCGGGTTCGGCCACGTTCCTGGATTTTATCCACGGTGGCGTACAGTCCGTGATCCTTAACGGCCAACCCCTGGACGTTGGGTCCGTCGTGGACCGCCACAGGATAGTCCTGGAAGGACTGGCGGCCGAGAACACCGTCACCGTCACCGGCACTGCCCTGTACAGCCGCTCCGGTGAAGGCATGCACCGCTTTGTCGATCCCGCTGATGGCCAGTGCTACCTCTACACGCAATACGAGCCCGCAGACAGCCGGCGGGTCTTCGCCAACTTCGAACAGCCGGACCTCAAGGCCGAATTCACTTTCCATGTGATCGCCCCGGCAGGCTGGGAAGTCGCGTCCAACGGGGTGGAGGAATCCCGCACCCCGGAGGGCGGAGACGCCCGCGCCGCCCGCTGGGACTTCGCCACCACCAAACGCATGTCCACGTACATCACCACTGTGCTCGCTGGCCCCTACTTCAAAGCCACGGATCACTGGGGAGCAACGCTCGACGACGGCACCCGGCTTGAGGTGCCGCTGGCGCTTTTCTGCCGGGCCTCTTTGGCGGAGTCCTTCGACGCGGACGAACTGTTCCGGTTGACCAAGAGTGGGCTTGCCTTCTTCAACGATCTGTTCGACTACCCCTACCCATGGGGAAAATACGATCAGGCTTTCGTGCCCGAGTACAACCTCGGAGCCATGGAGAACCCCGGCCTGGTGACCTTCACGGAAAAGTATGTCTACGCCTCCCGGGCCACTGACGCCCAGTACCAGGCCCGGGCCAACACGCTGATGCATGAGATGGCCCACATGTGGTTCGGCGACCTCGTGACCATGAACTGGTGGGACGATCTCTGGCTGAAGGAGTCGTTCGCCGACTACATGGGCACCCTTGGCGTGGACCGTGCCACCGATTGGGACACCGCATGGGTGAACTTCGCGAACAAGCGTAAAGCCTGGGCGTACGTCCAGGACCAGTTGCCCACGACGCACCCGATTGTGGCCGACATCCCGGACCTCGAAGCGGCAAAGCAGAATTTTGATGGAATTACCTACGCCAAGGGTGCTTCGGTCCTGAAGCAGCTGGTGGCCTACGTGGGCTTTGATGCTTTCATTGCCGGCTCCCGCCAGTATTTCCGGGATCATGAGTTCGGGAATACTTCCCTGCAGGATCTGCTCCTGGCCCTCAGCGCCGCGTCCGGCAGGGATCTCGGCCAGTGGGCCGGCCAATGGCTGCAGACCTCCGGTATCTCGACCATTTCGGCGGAGATCGTGGACGACAACGGCGTCCTTGGTGCCGTGACGCTCCGGCAGGATGCCATCGACCCCATCACGGGCCACCAAGTACTCCGTCCGCACCGGTTGCGGCTGGGCCTGTACGACGCTGATGCTTCAGGCCTGCTCGTGCGTTCCGAGAGCCTGGAGGTCGACGTAACCGGCCCCAGTACCCTGGTGCCCCAGTTGAACGGCAAACGCCGTCCTGCTTTGCTTTTGGTCAATGATGATGACTTGAGTTACGCCAAGGTCCGCCTCGATCCCGGTTCCGAACACACTGTCCGGGCCTCGCTTGGAAAAATCAGCGATCCCATGGCCCGCGCCCTCTGCTGGACTGCACTGTGGGATTCCGCGCGTGACGGGGTGACGCCTGCCGTGCGCTATGTAGCGGCTGTGGAGCAGTTTGCCTCTGATGAGACCGGCATCGGGGTCCTGTTGAACGTGCTGGGCAACGCTTCTGCCGCCATTGAACGCTACGTTCCTGCAGCCGGCCGGGAAGGTGTACGCAAGGATTTCCTCTCGGTGGCCGCTGACAGGATGAAGGCCGCAGATCCAGGCTCCGACCATCAGCTCGCCTGGGCAAGGACCTTGGCGGAGGTATCCCGGCACGGGGACAGCGAACTCCCCTTGCTCCGGGGAATCCTGGACGGCAGCGTCGTCATTGAAGGACTGGCTGTCGATGCAGAACTACGTTGGAGCTTCTGGCAGGCTTTGTCAGCCCACGGCCAGGCGTCCCGGGCCGAATTGGACCGGGAACTGCAGGCAGACAAGACGGCATCCGGAAGGGAGGGTCATGCCCTTGCTGCGGCATCCATTCCCGACGCCTCAACCAAGGCAGCCGCCTGGGATTCCACGGTCAACAGCACGGGGCTTTCCAACGAAATCCTGAGCGCAACGATCGGTGGCTTCATGACGGGACCGGCGTCCCTTCTGGAACCCTATGTGGAACCCTACTTCGAATGCCTTGAACGGGTGTGGGCCGAACGCAGCATCGAGATAGCCGGCAGGATTGTGCGCGGACTGTTCCCGGGGGCACAGGACCTGGCGGAAAGCATGCAGCCTTCGGAGCACCCGGTCCTGGTACGCACGGACACATGGTTGACCGACCACAGTGACGCTCCCCGGGCATTGCGCCGTATCGTCATCGAGCAGAGAAGCCACTTGGCCCGGGCGCTCACGGCGCAAGCCGCCCCGGCTTAG
- a CDS encoding putative sulfate exporter family transporter: protein MPFNSPAPQLSRLGPGLVLSVAAAGLAFAIHTVVPAVPAMTLAVALGLLSANIPGTAVLTAGRARPGLDFAGKHLMRAGIVLLGLKVSMGDVLGLGWLALLLIAGVVLMSFAGTYGLARLLRLPGEAALLIATGFSICGASAIGAMAAVRRIRHQDTVLPVALVTLCGTLAIGVLPLLMHPLGLSPEQFGAWTGASVHDVGQVVATAQTAGTSALAIAVVVKLTRVVLLAPITATAGLHQRILHLRERASGATDGSGSQDGRFPPIVPLFVVGFLAMVAVRSLDWAPPAVLESAAAVQDILLATALFGLGSAVRIRTLIHTGGRAVLVALGSWLLIASLGLGAALIMIR from the coding sequence ATGCCCTTCAACAGTCCTGCGCCCCAGCTGTCCCGGCTGGGGCCCGGGTTGGTCCTGAGCGTCGCCGCTGCGGGTCTTGCCTTCGCAATCCACACGGTGGTTCCGGCGGTTCCCGCCATGACGCTCGCTGTTGCCTTGGGCCTGCTCTCAGCAAATATACCGGGCACGGCGGTCCTGACCGCGGGGCGCGCCCGGCCTGGACTGGACTTCGCGGGGAAACACCTCATGCGTGCAGGGATTGTCCTGCTGGGACTCAAAGTCAGCATGGGCGATGTCCTGGGACTGGGCTGGCTGGCGCTGCTGCTGATTGCAGGTGTGGTTCTGATGAGTTTCGCCGGCACGTATGGCCTTGCGCGTCTATTGCGTCTCCCTGGTGAGGCGGCTTTGTTGATCGCCACGGGTTTTTCCATCTGCGGTGCCTCGGCCATTGGTGCCATGGCGGCTGTCCGGCGGATCAGGCACCAGGACACCGTCCTGCCGGTAGCGCTGGTAACCCTCTGCGGCACGTTGGCCATTGGCGTGCTGCCGCTGCTGATGCACCCTCTTGGCCTGTCTCCTGAACAGTTTGGTGCCTGGACCGGTGCCTCCGTCCATGACGTTGGCCAGGTGGTGGCCACCGCCCAAACGGCAGGGACATCCGCACTGGCGATCGCCGTCGTCGTGAAATTGACCAGGGTTGTCCTGCTGGCACCGATAACCGCCACGGCCGGGCTGCACCAACGGATACTCCACCTACGTGAGCGCGCCAGCGGCGCCACGGACGGGTCGGGCAGCCAGGATGGCAGGTTTCCCCCGATCGTCCCCCTCTTCGTGGTGGGTTTCCTCGCCATGGTGGCTGTTCGATCCCTGGATTGGGCCCCGCCGGCTGTTTTGGAGAGCGCTGCGGCGGTGCAGGACATCCTTCTGGCAACAGCCCTCTTCGGACTGGGCTCGGCGGTCCGCATCAGGACCCTGATCCATACCGGTGGTCGTGCCGTCCTGGTCGCTTTGGGCTCGTGGCTGCTCATCGCATCACTGGGCCTGGGGGCCGCTTTGATCATGATTAGATAG
- a CDS encoding circularly permuted type 2 ATP-grasp protein, with protein MSDLFQDYSEAAARSGAYDEMFAPGHVARKSYGQVSGALRELSLADVTARADSMARTFLDRGVTFDYAGEERPFPLDIVPRVIPADEWNVLERGVAQRVKALEAFLNDVYGRMAVVTDGVIPRQLITTSAHFHRAVHGFEPSGGVRVHVSGIDVVRDAAGTFRVLEDNVRVPSGVSYVLENRRAMAKGLPEAFGQQHIRPVEEYPRRLLSALRKTAPAGVDDPTVVVLTPGVFNSAYFEHTLLAGLMGVELVEGRDLICRGNRVYMRTTAGEQRVDVIYKRIDDDFLDPLQFRSDSMLGCPGLVNAARAGGVTIANAVGNGVADDKLVYSYVPDLIRYYLHEEPIIANVDTFRLEEKEAREHVLDRLDELVVKPVDGSGGKGLVIGPDATKDELEALRKRVIADPRGWIAQPVLQLSTVPTLSGDKFGPRHVDLRPFAVNDGDDVWVLPGGLTRVALKEGSLIVNSSQGGGSKDTWVLADSPKLPAEVIPRQSVTLREQVSVWPVESNWRDRQTEQQQ; from the coding sequence ATGTCTGACCTTTTCCAGGATTACTCCGAGGCCGCTGCGCGCAGCGGCGCCTATGACGAGATGTTTGCCCCCGGCCACGTTGCCAGAAAATCCTACGGTCAGGTTTCCGGCGCCTTGCGGGAGCTGTCCCTGGCCGATGTGACGGCCCGTGCAGACTCCATGGCCCGGACGTTCCTGGACCGCGGAGTCACCTTCGACTACGCGGGGGAGGAGCGCCCGTTCCCCTTGGACATTGTGCCCCGGGTCATTCCCGCCGATGAGTGGAATGTCCTGGAGCGCGGCGTGGCCCAGCGGGTCAAGGCACTGGAGGCGTTCCTTAATGACGTCTATGGCCGGATGGCGGTAGTGACAGACGGGGTGATACCCCGGCAGCTGATCACCACCAGCGCCCACTTCCACCGGGCAGTCCACGGTTTCGAACCATCCGGTGGTGTCCGCGTCCATGTATCAGGCATCGACGTCGTCCGTGACGCTGCCGGGACCTTCAGGGTACTCGAGGACAACGTCCGGGTTCCCTCCGGCGTCAGCTACGTCCTGGAGAACCGAAGGGCCATGGCCAAGGGCCTGCCTGAGGCTTTCGGCCAGCAGCACATCCGCCCCGTGGAAGAGTATCCACGGCGGCTTCTTTCAGCACTTCGCAAGACTGCACCGGCGGGCGTGGACGATCCCACAGTGGTGGTCCTGACGCCGGGCGTTTTCAACAGCGCCTACTTTGAGCACACGCTCCTTGCCGGTCTCATGGGCGTTGAACTGGTGGAAGGCCGTGACCTCATTTGCCGCGGCAACCGTGTCTACATGCGGACCACCGCGGGTGAACAGCGAGTGGACGTCATCTACAAGCGCATCGACGACGACTTCCTGGATCCCCTCCAGTTCCGTTCCGACTCCATGCTCGGATGCCCCGGGCTGGTCAACGCAGCACGCGCCGGGGGAGTGACAATAGCCAACGCTGTAGGCAACGGCGTAGCTGATGACAAGCTCGTGTACAGTTACGTCCCTGACCTGATCCGGTACTACCTTCATGAAGAGCCGATCATCGCCAACGTCGACACTTTCCGGCTTGAGGAAAAGGAAGCCAGGGAGCACGTGCTGGACCGCCTTGATGAACTGGTGGTCAAGCCTGTTGATGGTTCAGGGGGCAAGGGTTTGGTCATTGGACCCGATGCCACCAAGGACGAGCTTGAAGCCCTGCGTAAACGGGTCATCGCTGATCCCCGCGGGTGGATCGCCCAGCCGGTCCTGCAGCTGTCAACCGTGCCGACGCTCTCCGGGGACAAATTTGGTCCCCGCCACGTGGACCTGCGGCCCTTCGCAGTCAACGACGGCGACGACGTCTGGGTCCTGCCCGGCGGCCTCACCCGGGTGGCCCTGAAGGAAGGTTCCTTGATTGTGAACTCCAGCCAGGGCGGCGGTTCCAAGGACACCTGGGTCCTGGCCGACTCGCCGAAACTTCCCGCTGAGGTCATCCCACGCCAGTCCGTGACGCTCCGCGAACAAGTATCCGTGTGGCCCGTGGAAAGCAACTGGCGTGACCGCCAAACGGAGCAGCAACAGTGA
- a CDS encoding alpha-E domain-containing protein, which translates to MLSRIAESLFWIGRYVERADGTSRILDVHLERLNHLPLEEQRSVARELLAVMGAKPQSEDFGLPELLHALAYDKQSASSIAGSLGAARENARRARETVSQSLWESLNTTYYGLNQHRKDVVGTYRFCNWVLERTAMVRGLADTTVSHDESWLFMVLGRSLERADMTARMLSTRDVQSAGMSWVNMLRCAGAYESFIRTRRAAFGDQHAAEFLLLDRLFPRSIVYALRDADECLAKLDPSAQRVGFINDARRIVGQARTFLEFHRTDDLMSELPEHMERVQKAVTQASDAISRKYFNQADEHAWVGEVS; encoded by the coding sequence ATGCTGAGCCGTATTGCTGAGTCTCTCTTTTGGATCGGACGCTACGTAGAACGTGCCGACGGTACGTCCCGGATCCTTGACGTCCACCTCGAACGGCTGAACCACCTGCCCCTTGAGGAGCAGCGGAGCGTGGCCAGGGAACTCCTCGCCGTCATGGGTGCCAAGCCCCAAAGCGAGGATTTTGGCCTTCCTGAACTCCTTCATGCCCTGGCTTATGACAAGCAGAGCGCTTCTTCCATAGCCGGCTCCCTCGGTGCAGCACGCGAGAACGCGCGGCGTGCACGGGAAACCGTCTCGCAATCCCTGTGGGAAAGCCTCAACACCACCTATTACGGCCTTAACCAGCACCGCAAGGACGTTGTGGGAACCTACCGTTTCTGCAACTGGGTCCTGGAGCGGACGGCCATGGTCCGGGGACTTGCGGACACCACCGTCAGCCACGACGAGAGCTGGTTGTTCATGGTCCTTGGCCGTTCCCTGGAGCGGGCAGACATGACTGCCCGCATGCTCTCTACGAGGGATGTCCAGTCCGCGGGAATGTCCTGGGTCAACATGCTCCGGTGCGCCGGGGCCTACGAATCCTTCATCCGGACCCGCAGGGCCGCATTCGGAGACCAGCACGCAGCTGAATTCCTGCTTCTGGACCGGTTGTTCCCGCGGTCCATCGTCTACGCGCTGCGTGATGCGGATGAGTGCCTTGCCAAGCTGGATCCATCAGCACAGCGTGTGGGCTTCATCAATGATGCCCGTCGAATAGTTGGCCAGGCCCGCACGTTCCTTGAGTTCCACCGCACAGACGATCTCATGTCGGAGCTGCCCGAGCACATGGAACGTGTGCAGAAGGCCGTGACGCAGGCGTCCGATGCGATTTCCCGTAAGTACTTCAATCAGGCTGATGAGCACGCCTGGGTGGGAGAAGTTTCATGA
- a CDS encoding transglutaminase family protein has translation MTRLSIVHKTAYKYNRRVTLSYNEARMTPLTDGQQVVLESSLKVSPNQASVSTYRDYWGTRVTAFDMQMPHESLEVLATATVEVHRTERVAVEDDIVGWDVIASDKVQDDFSDWLPQSRLSGPGEEVLGIVPGVVEGKNPHEAALAVFAWMAGEMTYMKGSTGVTTNAEQAWSQRQGVCQDLAHLAIGALRCSGIPARYVSGYIHPRSSADIGETVAGQSHAWLEWWDGEWRSWDPTNHKPAGDYHVTVARGRDYRDVPPLKGILSGGGGSGLSVSVEITRLA, from the coding sequence ATGACCCGGCTGAGCATCGTCCACAAGACGGCCTACAAGTACAACCGCCGCGTGACGTTGTCCTACAACGAGGCCCGGATGACCCCATTGACCGACGGCCAGCAAGTGGTCCTCGAGTCCTCCTTGAAGGTCTCGCCCAACCAGGCGTCCGTCAGCACGTACCGTGACTACTGGGGTACCCGCGTCACGGCGTTTGATATGCAGATGCCGCACGAGAGCCTCGAAGTCCTCGCCACAGCCACCGTGGAAGTTCACCGCACCGAACGCGTGGCAGTGGAGGACGACATCGTCGGGTGGGACGTCATTGCCTCGGACAAGGTCCAGGACGACTTCAGCGACTGGCTGCCCCAGTCCAGGCTCAGTGGGCCCGGAGAGGAAGTCCTGGGCATTGTCCCCGGCGTTGTCGAGGGAAAGAATCCCCACGAGGCGGCCTTGGCCGTGTTCGCCTGGATGGCCGGGGAAATGACCTACATGAAGGGTTCCACCGGCGTCACCACCAACGCCGAGCAAGCATGGTCCCAGCGCCAGGGCGTATGCCAGGACCTGGCGCATTTGGCTATCGGGGCCCTGCGTTGCAGCGGCATCCCTGCCCGCTATGTTTCCGGGTACATCCATCCCAGGTCCTCGGCGGACATCGGCGAAACCGTTGCAGGGCAGTCGCACGCGTGGCTGGAATGGTGGGATGGGGAATGGCGCAGCTGGGACCCCACCAACCACAAGCCCGCAGGTGACTATCACGTCACTGTGGCCCGCGGACGTGACTACCGCGATGTTCCCCCGTTGAAAGGCATCCTGTCCGGAGGTGGAGGTTCGGGACTCTCCGTATCAGTGGAGATCACCCGCCTGGCCTAG
- a CDS encoding SDR family NAD(P)-dependent oxidoreductase — protein sequence MSSTDLTPEEIQACLKVLTTIHVYDEEHPDYVAVRRATGKMFKAVKRHRRVTKRDSIAEADRAVIALTATAAPDRIDDETRGNKLEPSATGEIAGHLIRSRPCYICKKHYTQVDAFYHQLCPECAAFSHSKRDARTDLTGRRALLTGGRAKIGMYIALRLLRDGAHTTITTRFPKDAARRFAAMEDSGEWLHRLRIVGIDLRDPAQVMALTDSLNEAGPLDIIINNAAQTVRRSGNAYKPLVDAEDEPLPAALEAANGGPELVTFGHAHDKHPLALASSVTEHPVLAGDAITSLALSTGSASLERIESGTAIDAGGLVPDLASINSWTQVVDEVDPLEMLEVQLCNVTAPFLLVSRLRDAMKRSTAHRKYIVNVSAMEGQFSRAYKGPGHPHTNMAKAALNMMTRTSAQEMLDSDGILMTAVDTGWITDERPHYTKVRLMEEGFHAPLDLVDGAARVYDPIVMGEKGEDQYGVFLKDYKPSPW from the coding sequence ATGAGCTCCACCGATCTGACGCCTGAAGAGATCCAGGCCTGCCTCAAGGTTCTGACCACGATCCACGTCTATGACGAAGAGCACCCGGACTACGTTGCAGTCCGCCGTGCCACCGGCAAGATGTTCAAAGCCGTCAAACGGCACCGCAGGGTTACCAAGCGCGACTCCATCGCGGAGGCCGACCGCGCAGTCATCGCCTTGACGGCCACTGCCGCTCCGGACCGCATCGATGATGAGACCCGCGGCAACAAGCTGGAACCTTCTGCCACCGGTGAGATCGCCGGCCACCTCATCCGTTCGCGTCCCTGTTACATCTGCAAGAAGCACTACACGCAGGTTGATGCCTTCTATCACCAGCTCTGCCCGGAATGTGCTGCATTCAGCCACAGCAAGCGCGACGCCCGCACCGACCTCACAGGACGCAGGGCCCTGCTGACGGGTGGACGCGCCAAGATCGGCATGTACATCGCCCTTCGCCTGCTCCGCGATGGCGCCCACACCACCATCACTACCCGCTTCCCCAAGGACGCGGCCCGTCGCTTCGCTGCCATGGAAGACAGCGGTGAGTGGCTGCACCGTCTCCGGATTGTGGGCATCGACCTCCGTGACCCGGCTCAGGTCATGGCCCTGACAGACTCCCTCAACGAGGCCGGGCCGCTGGACATCATCATCAACAACGCAGCCCAGACAGTGCGGCGCTCCGGCAACGCCTACAAGCCCTTGGTCGATGCCGAGGACGAGCCATTGCCTGCCGCTTTGGAAGCCGCCAACGGTGGTCCGGAGCTGGTCACGTTCGGCCATGCCCATGACAAGCACCCCCTGGCCCTGGCCAGCAGCGTTACCGAGCACCCGGTCCTGGCAGGGGACGCGATCACCTCGTTGGCACTGTCCACAGGATCGGCTTCGCTGGAACGGATCGAGTCGGGAACAGCGATCGACGCCGGCGGACTGGTCCCGGACCTCGCCTCCATCAACAGCTGGACCCAGGTGGTGGACGAAGTGGACCCCCTGGAGATGCTCGAGGTCCAACTCTGCAATGTCACGGCCCCCTTCCTGCTGGTCAGCCGTCTGCGCGATGCCATGAAGCGGTCCACTGCGCACAGGAAATACATTGTCAACGTCTCGGCCATGGAGGGACAGTTCTCCCGCGCTTACAAGGGCCCCGGACACCCCCACACCAATATGGCCAAGGCCGCATTGAACATGATGACCCGCACCAGCGCCCAGGAAATGCTGGATTCCGACGGCATTCTGATGACTGCCGTGGACACCGGATGGATCACCGACGAGCGTCCGCACTACACGAAGGTCCGGCTTATGGAGGAAGGCTTCCATGCGCCGTTGGACCTGGTGGATGGAGCCGCGCGGGTCTACGACCCCATCGTGATGGGCGAAAAGGGCGAGGACCAGTACGGTGTCTTCCTGAAGGACTACAAGCCCTCACCCTGGTGA